gccatgaccgccgagctctggaagcgcaggtcggtcttgaagtcttgggcgatctcacgcaccaggcgctggaagggcagcttgcggatgagcagctcggtggacttctggtagcgacggatctctctgagggccacggtgcccggcctgtagcggtgaggcttcttgacgccgccggtagccggtgcgctcttgcgcgcggccttggttgccagctgcttcctgggggctttgccaccggtggacttacgggcggtctgcttggtacgtgccatgtcgaacggatgaacttcgtctacgctcaagtgcaaggcaatatcaaaagtagtcggcgagcggtggagagtgaatttatatcacccgctaatcagatgtccgcagattacaattggtgggcgccctgccgtccgattggttctcgggctgaaatccgagcttgcgattggtcaggtttcgtgtctccacgatccggtttttgcagcaagctcggcacttttggggatagcgaatgaacgatgcttgcgctatagaatggcaatgggctacatacactcgggcaaacgctcgtgcgtctagccatacaatggcaacaaggcattcgtctaCTTCATTGCTCAATTTTGCCTCGGCGaaattctgtctgcctgtgcgtgtgtgcgtctatccacccattcttttggtggtggtctgtctgtgtgttcgggggggggggtcttttgatagattttttttctatcttacatatgttatttcattccttttctctgagagcatatggtgtgtggaaaagtgataactttgatgtgattgacatagttcttttgttaggatgtgggtggccctgaaaagggccggggttttcagaaacttggacggtcggatcttcacttcttcttgggcttggccgccttcttggcaggcgctgccttcttggcggccggcttcttttttggcgtcttcttggccggtttcttggcgactggtttcttggccggagttttcttagtcttcttggcggccggcttcttggccttcttgggggtggtagccttcttggccgcggtcttcttcggcttggcggtcttgggcttggcggccttcttggccgcgggtttcttgaccggcttcttggcgacaggtttctttgcggccttctcggcggctttcttggctgccacgttgattttgaaggatcccgacgctcCTGTACccttcacctgaatgagggtgcccttctctaccaaggctttcagggcgcgcttgatgaagtgtcccttcttctccacgtcgaacttgtagttgccggcgatgtacttcttgatggccaagagggaagaacctttgcggtccttgagcgcttccagggccgccgtgaccatggcggtggtgggcgggtgagccgcaggggccttgggcgccttcttggccttctttggggacggtgctggggcggacatgttagcttgctttgtctgcgacggacgtgcaaatgaacccgacatcttgtcaaactggcgtgaagtagcgacggtgcggacgtggtcgaaaacgtcgtagcctgtccgcgtcttactgtctgtctcggccaaatttgtgtttcttttctaactttacggctgaatttctcccttcccgagtatcaaaattgatactgactcggtctctgtacaagaggacatgtccaacttactaatttgatggaagcggctggtcactggccctcagatattgagatatttgccatacttttcagtaagcacgccctggactccacgccgacggctgatcgtttgcatgcagagaaacgagcgagcgcacatgaattgatgaacactcccggacttttgttgacgcagatatatcatatttgagccaagcaacttcactacgcgtgaacgagctcgacaagatatagatcataagtaactttgatacataacACACACTCCCAAACACGCCACTtcaatcatattcttcacacgtataccaagaaaataaaacatatatactacgcttcacacgcatttattagtatccaaccgtgcacacatatttgcagaacatctctcaacaagactatcactagcactacaaagaaaacagtggggaccaccatactagttcattgttgtgtgtttgcatgaccggcttgggtctgtctttggtattatgctcgttgttcgagtcaggtgtgtacatgtgttcgttgtgagaagatacagctcttttggggagatttgggtggccctgaaaagggcctgggtttgtcgatggtcagattctgctttagccgccgaagccgtacagggtgcggccttggcgtttcagagcgtagacaacgtccatggcggtcaccgtcttgcgcttggcgtgctcggtgtaggtcaccgcgtcgcggatcacattctcaaggaacaccttcagaacgcctcgggtctcctcgtagatcaacccggagatgcgcttcacgccgccacgacgggcaagacgacggatagccggcttagtgataccctggatgttgtcgcgaagaaccttgcggtgacgcttagcgcctccctttccgagccccttgcctcctttgccgcgtccagacatgatgattacgatgttcttgtcgatacagaacgagaatggatcagacggcctggctgagccgcattaataaccgccctgcggacctgcgcgtagtcctggccgccgccaccactagccaatgggaagcaagccactagccaagcaagacaatgctacgcggaggatttgacaccgacaagacaaacatcttgtcgggaaaacacgaaagcagaagaaaagaaaataaagcgaagaaaacggatgaatttgcccgaaacacagtcagctagttgtaatgatatcattgctagcatgctcaaagcacgcaacgcacgcacgtacgcacgcacacacacacacacacacacacacacagagacaaacacacacacacacacacacactcacgcacacacacacacacacacacacacacaccgttgtcgatcagaagtttgattacacttgtgagacattgcttactagtgtatgtttatggcgttttgactggaaaaggaacgccgatcgacggccaatccattgttctacgtgttctaaggaacgtcacagacgacagttgttccagaaggcaagtggcgcaagcttgttgttgcgtcacctttgcttggtgtaataagaacgtgtgcagacttttattacgtcaaaattcactttctttgttgtttgttttctgtcatgatcattctgttgtttttgtagttgttgtgtgttttccaggttagttctgtactgttttatgtcgcctgcgatcccaggttagtggcgtgtgcgtgggttgtgtgtagtcgctgtttcgactggaatgtgattgctatagctcttttgtgaggatgtgggtggccttgaaaaaggccggggttttgtcgtgcagaggcgtcggtcgatttacttggagctggtgtacttggtgacggccttggttccctcgctgacggcgtgcttggccagctcgcccggcaacaggagtcgcacggcggtctggatctcgcggctgctgatggtggagcgcttgttgtagtgagccagtcgagaagcttcggcagcgattctctcgaaaatgtcgttgacgaaggagttcatgatgcccatggccttgctagagacgccggtgtcggggtgcacctgcttgagcaccttgtagatgtagacgccgaaggtttcccttctctttctcctccttccgcgcttcttgtctcctgcgggcctggccttgccggctttcttggcggcttttccacttggtggcatgacgaagacgttcttggcgtgtttagacagcaaagaatataatcgcactcgtctcggcctggcctttatatcggagaacaatgcaaatttggggattgtctagtccaaggcgcggacgtggtagaacctctcctcgagagttagctctctctctattggttcgctgtcggaagccgtgaatccagcagcggggtataaagtgtttggacaggagataattcctcttcattctctcattctttctgccgtttgacgtaaatcaatcgactactacaagatgtctggacgtggcaaaggtggcaaggcacgcgccaaggccaagagccgttcttcccgtgcgggtctccagttcccggtcggtcgggtgcatcgcttcttgcgcaagggaaactacgcccagcgcgtgggtgccggcgcaccggtgtacctggcggccgtgctggagtacctgacggccgagatcctggagctggccggtaacgctgcccgcgacaacaagaagacccgAATCATCccacgtcaccttcaactggccgtccgcaacgacgaggagttgaacaagctgctgggcggagtgaccatcgcacagggcggcgttctgcccaatatccacgccgtgcttctgcccaagaagacaagcaaggctcagtaatgtccggacgaaagaaacagaaccccggcccttttcagggccacccacatcctctcgaaagaactgtattctcttcacactgaatcaaactgcacaatgcagatacacgaattgatataaacacacacatacagtacatctgtcgagactaagacaatctagcagtaaaagtaaccttacatataacatatcccagtccaagatagctgacagacaattaaagtaattcgtgagcaagaccgcatcacacaagtacaagaaatgaccgcaatacggttcttagacggcccgcatcttacaagtttgtcgtcTAAGActagctgacatatatgtatatcaaatgtgtgtgcaggttttatgttcgcgaccggatgcacgtggtcacataacattctctaatgttaataaagtcactgtcggctgaattgatttgcgtgtacaggtatatggtgtgtgtgtgtgtgggggggggggatgtgcgagtcgtgagtaattgtatttcaggcgcaacaactgcgtctgtttagagaaaggtgaaggatacagatctttctgggatatgtgggtggccctgaaaagggccggggttgttgatgttgttttcggtccgccttaggctcgctcccctcggatacggcgggcgagctggatgtccttgggcatgatggtgacgcgcttggcgtggatggcgcacaggttggtgtcctcgaagagaccgaccaggtaggcctcgctggcttcctgcagggccatgaccgccgagctctggaagcgcaggtcggtcttgaagtcttgggcgatctcacgcaccaggcgctggaagggcagcttgcggatgagcagctcggtggacttctggtagcgacggatctctctgagggccacggtgcccggcctgtagcggtgaggcttcttgacgccgccggtagccggtgcgctcttgcgcgcggccttggttgccagctgcttcctgggggctttgccaccggtggacttacgggcggtctgcttggtacgtgccatgtcgaacggatgaacttcgtctacgctcaagtgcaaggcaatatcaaaagtagtcggcgagcggtggagagtgaatttatatcacccgctaatcagatgtccgcagattacaattggtgggcgccctgccgtccgattggttctcgggctgaaatccgagcttgcgattggtcaggtttcgtgtctccacgatccggtttttgcagcaagctcggcacttttggggatagcgaatgaacgatgcttgcgctatagaatggcaatgggctacatacactcgggcaaacgctcgtgcgtctagccatacaatggcaacaaggcattcgtctaCTTCATTGCTCAATTTTGCCTCGGCGaaattctgtctgcctgtgcgtgtgtgcgtctatccacccattcttttggtggtggtctgtctgtgtgttcggggggggggtcttttgatagattttttttctatcttacatatgttatttcattccttttctctgagagcatatggtgtgtggaaaagtgataactttgatgtgattgacatagttcttttgttaggatgtgggtggccctgaaaagggccggggttttcagaaacttggacggtcggatcttcacttcttcttgggcttggccgccttcttggcaggcgctgccttcttggcggccggcttcttttttggcgtcttcttggccggtttcttggcgactggtttcttggccggagttttcttagtcttcttggcggccggcttcttggccttcttgggggtggtagccttcttggccgcggtcttcttcggcttggcggtcttgggcttggcggccttcttggccgcgggtttcttgaccggcttcttggcgacaggtttctttgcggccttctcggcggctttcttggctgccacgttgattttgaaggatcccgacgctcCTGTACccttcacctgaatgagggtgcccttctctaccaaggctttcagggcgcgcttgatgaagtgtcccttcttctccacgtcgaacttgtagttgccggcgatgtacttcttgatggccaagagggaagaacctttgcggtccttgagcgcttccagggccgccgtgaccatggcggtggtgggcgggtgagccgcaggggccttgggcgccttcttggccttctttggggacggtgctggggcggacatgttagcttgctttgtctgcgacggacgtgcaaatgaacccgacatcttgtcaaactggcgtgaagtagcgacggtgcggacgtggtcggaaacgtcgtagcctgtccgcgtcttactgtctgtctcggccaaatttgtgtttcttttctaactttacggctgaatttctcccttcccgagtatcaaaattgatactgactcggtctctgtacaagaggacatgtccaacttactaatttgatggaagcggctggtcactggccctcagatattgagatatttgccatacttttcagtaagcacgccctggactccacgccgacggctgatcgtttgcatgcagagaaacgagcgagcgcacatgaattgatgaacacgcccggacttttgttgacgcagatatatcatatttgagccaagcaacttcactacgcgtgaacgagctcgacaagatatagatcataagtaactttgatacataacACACACTCCCAAACACGCCACTtcaatcatattcttcacacgtataccaagaaaataaaacatatata
The nucleotide sequence above comes from Branchiostoma lanceolatum isolate klBraLanc5 chromosome 14, klBraLanc5.hap2, whole genome shotgun sequence. Encoded proteins:
- the LOC136448935 gene encoding late histone H2A.2.2-like codes for the protein MSGRGKGGKARAKAKSRSSRAGLQFPVGRVHRFLRKGNYAQRVGAGAPVYLAAVLEYLTAEILELAGNAARDNKKTRIIPRHLQLAVRNDEELNKLLGGVTIAQGGVLPNIHAVLLPKKTSKAQ
- the LOC136449030 gene encoding histone H2B-like, with translation MPPSGKAAKKAGKARPAGDKKRGRRRKRRETFGVYIYKVLKQVHPDTGVSSKAMGIMNSFVNDIFERIAAEASRLAHYNKRSTISSREIQTAVRLLLPGELAKHAVSEGTKAVTKYTSSK
- the LOC136448068 gene encoding histone H1-like — translated: MSGSFARPSQTKQANMSAPAPSPKKAKKAPKAPAAHPPTTAMVTAALEALKDRKGSSLLAIKKYIAGNYKFDVEKKGHFIKRALKALVEKGTLIQVKGTGASGSFKINVAAKKAAEKAAKKPVAKKPVKKPAAKKAAKPKTAKPKKTAAKKATTPKKAKKPAAKKTKKTPAKKPVAKKPAKKTPKKKPAAKKAAPAKKAAKPKKK